The Thunnus thynnus chromosome 19, fThuThy2.1, whole genome shotgun sequence genome contains the following window.
atttcTAAAATATCAGTATAGCAGCCACATTTATTACAGTTAAGAGTCATACAGGAGCAAATTAATCATGTGACATATCATATTTTAAGAGGCACAGTCGTGTTCAAAGTCAATAACTTAATTAACCATCTAATTATACTCATATAGCCAATTACATTGCTTTGATTGAAAGATGGAAGTTTAAGTTCCTTCAGCCTCAAGAATAACTGAATGATATTTTGAGAAATGTAGGAAATCCAGGACAAAAAAACGGAAAAAACCTTTCAGCTTGAATGGTGGTCTGACAATCAACATTTTTGTACGTTGTCAAGGCAACACAAGGCAACACACGGGGTCAAACAGTGCCTGAATTGTTAAATCGGGTGCAAAAAAAGGCTCACACATCCAAAATGACGGGAGAGGGGAAACAAGACGTGTGCCAAACACAGGACAGCTTAATTAAGTAAAGAGTCTGAGTCCGCTAAACATCTTCTCAGACTGTAGAAAAGTCAGTCAACCATAAATACATGAAAGAGAAATAAGATGTGATGTGTGAAATTGAAgcatattttcaacaaatcccatttAAAGTCAATACCTTTTAGTaagatcagtttattgttgggTTTGTCtgtttagttttaaaaaatacaaaaacattgatTGGTTATTAATCTGAAAATAGACCCCAGTAAATTCACCGTCCCACTACCACAGTAGTGTCCAGCTGCTTTAGGAAATTActcatttaaacaaaaaaaaggtctaaaaatgggtcacaaacattgacagtaagaaaatgtGCCAGCCTGCTTGTTTAAATGAAAGTGAATGATACCTAATGATAATATCCTTTAAAGAGTCTAGTTCTAGTTTAGGTCTTGGATTGAGCAGAAGGTTTACAGGTTAGCGAGTGAAGTCCTCACAAGAATAATAACTAAAGTCTAACATGTTCCCAACCAGGATACCTGTGGTGTGGCATCTCAACCACAGCTCAGCGTTGCCATGGCACAAAGTGACAACAGATGGATCCTTAGTCCTGCTGCACGTCGACCACTCAGCCCAGGGCAACTACAGCTGCTATGACGACCAGGGACTCCTCCTCCACTCTGTCAAACTCAGGCTGGGCCGTAAGTGTTGTTGTGACTTGTCCGGGCTCACAGCGCCTAATTTCGGAGTTATTACTTTTCAACAGCTCTGCCGTACATTCCGTCTCTCGCCGTGGgactgcagctttaaaaatgtgCTCTTCGCAGAAGAAACAGGGCCTGTGTGCCTCGTGTTTTAGTGCCTTCACCATCTCAATCGCTCTCAGTTCAGTTCATTCTTTGGATTATTCAACATAAAAGAAGTTTTAGTTTCTCCCACTCAGacattctcatctctctctctctctggagttTTCCTCAGAATATTTTTCTACCATGttcctctctcatttctctttttctgttacTGTCCCTCTTCCTTTTTATGGATGACTTTCTTCTCTCAACATTTAAGTTATCTTGACACTCCAGCTATAAACAAGACATCTTACAGAAACAGTGATAATCAGAACAGCGCTACTGGTCCTCAGAGGAATCGGGTCTTATCGGCTACCGCAGAGACAAAGCCCCCCACTTCCTGTGACTGTCTCAAACAGGAAGCGGCTCCCTAAGTGGGCTTCCTTGACAGTGTATCGAATAATAAGGGGAGTTTTCCATGGCATTGGCCAAGCCTCTCCTGAAATATTTTAGTTCATGACAGGGACACTGGGGCTCAGCGTTGTTCATTTCATaagacatttttgaaatattacaacATCAAGTGGgacccttaaaaaaaaaaaacaactccctCTCTTGTCCTAAAACTGAACCCTGTCTGACTCCTGTTTTCTAGATCCCCCTGGGCTGCTGAGCATTTCCTGTAAAGTGCCCAATCACACGCATGTTCGCTGCTCCTGGGTGGAATCGGTAAAGACATTCCTGCCAGCCAAGTACAATGCCTCCTTCAGGTAAGAGCCAGTTACTGCATCTGAAACAGCAGTGCCCAAGGTTACATTCAGAATGAGATATGAACACACTAAATATAGTCCCTGTGCCATGgagttacattttaaatgtcgTGTGAGTCGTATCCAAATGTGAACCCAGTCAGtccctctctgcttcctctcttcGCTCTGCCTTCCTTCCTCTAAAATGACATGTGACACGTAGTAAAACTTTGAACCATAACACATCACAGCAGTggttttcacactttttttctgtcttactcCCATTTGGAAGCAGAAAAGAATAATAAGCCAATATTGCaagttgtgtttatttacttatttaagcACCTTTCTGGTGTCGAGCCCTTATGCCCTTATATATTTGACCAGATGTCTTCAACATTCAGCTGTGGTGAACACTGGGTTGTACTGTTTTTGTAGTTTCCACTACACACTTAAGTTGCCTTTTACCCAATAAAGTAAATGCAACACTTGAAcatattttgtcttgtttttaaagGGGGACTAATCAGGAGTGGAAGCCATGCATCGTGGACGTTGCCCGCAAGCACTGTGATGTAGATGACCTTGCCTTCTGGCAGACCTTTCATACCCTTAGAATCTCAGTGGCCAATGGCCTTGGGTCCAAGACAACAACTATACAGATCAAGTTACATGTGCTATGTAAggtcacacacaacacactcactcacatgGTACATGAGTGATAAgaattgtttttcttatttttgtgcCAAATTGGTGCGGCTAATGTGAGTCCATGAAGCACAttagtgacatttttatttgtttccagCGTTCCACATGTAGCTCTACCGAAACAGGTTGTAGCATTACTGAAAAACTACTATTGTGAATGGCTTGGCAATATTGCTGGGCGTGTCCCCTCTATTGTTTTTTCCcagttgtgacatcacactCAAACACTCTCAACTTCTTCAAACGGTAGCAGCTTCATGCTTCTAAAGAACATACATCGGGTACTTCCCAAGCTTCTTATTTGATATTTCCTCGCTCCTTTATCCTCGCTTGAACTGGAAGTCGTTCCGGTCCGCCTCAAGTTCCTTATTCCTACTCGGAGGAGTGAGGATCGAGAAGtgaggagggatctctgagaAGCTGTGACTCAAGTGTATCATTcccaaattttatattttatttattttccgaTTCACCCTCTAGTTAAACATCTGTGTTAATTGTCAGTATGATCAACAGAAGAACCACAAAcaactttctttatttattagaaagatttttcttttcatgatctgttctTCCCtccattaacttttattatggataaaattaaagtcagggagagtctgcctgtcagcaagaaacacattcgaaaaacttttatattttacatcatttatcgtcatttccattcagtcacatgtgaggctgaaaatccCAGAGCGTTGGCTTTTATATGAGTTGCATAATTTCCTTTTTCCCTGAGACATTTAGCccaataaataatttccagtgttcaaaagacaccctgACCCTATTCTGGGTTACGAAATAGTGGATTCACTATCGGGGTATCAATGAAGAACgaataaatattataaacacattctgccagtagaaatggttcatgAGCCTCTGGgcaggacacagtacacaggtttttattcatgtgcaggtgtttgtcaaACACGTAACAGGCtgttgagagaaaacagctgctggcagtgataactgtgagcctttattagtgtcagcacagcacacatgtgtgcagacacaaactccatcagaagtctctacagctgttaaagctgacttaaagctgatccagctgtgatcatcTGCTGCCGTCATCAGAAATGGACATTgcttcacatgacgcttcagaggaaagtacgtctcatgtctctaaaAACAATTCTCTCCCTCCCGGTGGGAGTAGCTTACGACGCAagaaaagacgcaagtgagggaaacatggatgcaatttaagagacttgagatgtacccatTGACTCCTCTCCTTTTGCCTAAAATCATTACGGATACAGCAGCACTCCTTAGTCCTTATCACAGACTCTATATAATGATggcaccatcttttctgttttggagccaggaccttccaaataaggagtgcagcctttcacgctctggaaacgcGCCCCACTACTTGAACTGAAGTGAACGGCAGCTTACCTAGCttaccaccagcacacttattagacgGCCCAAATTTAGCGATTGATAccataaagacattttttggaGCAAGCATCTAGCAGCCATTGGCGGCACTGtaaggtacttctgcattggctttaTCCTGAAGCTGTTGTTCCCACTTGGTTGttataaaggcaaaaaaagggTCTTATTTTCTGAAGTGCAAAATGCACACACGTCCTCACATGCACTTATTAGACATGTTAAACTATGTTAAACACAAGCATTTCAAGGTACATCCATGCATGCACACAGCCACGGAAACTCACACATGCAGATAAAAATAGGTAAAGATACAACAACCTAATTTTTGTAAGGATACACCTGTATAtgcatacaacacacacacacgtgcagaAATACtcacaaaatgtcataaaaaaggGCCTGGATAATATTCCAGACTGCTGTCGTGACCGTGCCCTTTCGGTCCTCATATAATGACctcaattatcttgttttgcTGCTTCTGCGACTGCATGACGTTCTCGTCGCTCTCAAACAGAGCCATTCACAGCGTCTATGAGACAGGCTTTATAGCGGCCGATGCGCCTATTGGATGTTCCTCACTGCTTTTTGCCTCTGTATTCTTTTTGTCACAGTGGTGTGAATATgcttgaataaataaaaaaatgaggaaaaagaatTAATAGCTAGTTGTAGTAATAGTATAGTGATATAGGCCAACgtttaaaaaagtaaagataaTTCAAGGAAGCGCTTTttcaatcaaactgggattcACTATGTTATTATCACAGCTGTAAATATATCGTTATATGATCATGCATCATTGACCTCCTGTACATGTACTTTGTCTCTTTCACCAACTTCCTTATTTCTAAGAGTTGTTTTGATTAAAGGCTTCCTGGTAGATAGataatgtaaacataaacagaGTAAgcgaaacaacaacaaaaaaacctaaACCGCTTGAGAAACTAGAGGTTTTAAAGAAATGAATCTGTGCCATGTATGTCCTCTTTTTAGAAACGGTGTCTTTattgtgtttctgcttgtttgCCATCCAACATAGTggaattaattgtttttttatcacTCTTTCTTAACAGTGAAACCAGACCCTCCAGAGGTCGTGTTGGTGAAGGAGCTAGAAGGCTATCCACAGAGGCTGAACGTCTCATGGAACTTTCCTTCCTCCTGGCCGTCGCACGATGCTTTCCCCCTACTGTTTCACATTAGATACAGGCCGCTTGGCTCCATATACTGGTCAGAGGTtagttcatttcagtttttaaggGAGTGAAATCTGGATCAAACTGACATACCGTATATGGGTTGTATTAGAGAAAGACAATTTAAGTTTCTCACATTTCACCAGCAATCTAATGTAAACATACTCAAACTTGCTCTGATCGTAGTAGCTTAGATACAGGAAAACAATCTCAGTGTTTATGTTAGGGACTGAAATCAATCATAGAGGATACTACGAAAAACAGAACTCAAACTTGGgccaaaaccaataaaaaaaaaaacgttgatGGTGTAGTTCCACAGAGCAGTTTCCCTGAACTGATACCACCATCACAACATCAGCTTTTCTTCCCGTTCATCGCTGCTTTCTTCTgtcctgtctccttctctttaTATCAGATTTACTCAGAGGACAATTCGGTCATGGTGTGCGACGCCCTGGCCGGCCACCTCCACCAGGTTCAGGTTCGAGCCCGGGACGAGGTGAACTTGGATAGTCAGTGGAGCGAATGGAGTCCCCAGCTTCTAGTCCAGCCCTGGCAAGGTCAGAGAGATTCTCAAgaaatacaaattattattactgaAGTCATGTcaagtcagtttatttatagagcactttaaaaagcagcaaatgtaagtgttttacagagagATGATAAATATAATTACATAAATACACTAATGGAATAAAGGAATATAATCATTTATATTGCACAGAGAAGTAATGATAGATAAAAGCAGACAGTGATTAGTCAAGCAAAAGCAATGGGTTTGATCAACTCTGTATATaactggtaaccagtgaaggGAGGACACACAGAATACTTTATCTCACTTTAGATTAACAGCAGTATTTGAGTTTTTAACAACAAACTCTGTACTTTGTATATATGCAAAGTTACTCACTTTGAATAAATgcttaaatgtatgtatgtgtgtgtgtgtgtgtgtgtgtgtgtgtgtgtgtgtgtgtgtgtgtgtgtgtgtactacaGACGACACCACCTCTGAATCTGCAGAGGAGATCCTGCCCGATGAAAGATTCCCAGActattttttccccttcaaCACAAAGACTGAGACCTCCACCGCAAAGTCAGACAGTAAGATGTTACTTCAAACGCATCGTCATCGTATGCAGGAGCAACACCAACACTGCATGCGCTTCCATTGTAGCTCAACAGTAGTacgttattattgttattattattgtcagtgTTGTGAACAGTTCGGTTGCTAATAATTCAGCTATTTATTCCACTTCTGTTAGTACAGCTCCAATTACTAAAGCTGCTACCACTATAATTACTGCTAAAAGTACAGATATTATACTGCTGTTACTGTAATCCATTGCTACTTTCCTACTATTACttttactactattactatcaGTGTATGCCAGTCCCTGATATCCAATGTTTCAAATTCAGCCAGTAAGAATATTCAGAACCAAAACATCCATTATCTCATTTTGAGGAGAGATTATTTACACAATAAAGTTGATCAAACGTTGGATCAGTTCTGAAACGAGGTTGTTTGGAATTTTAGACTCAAACTCAGCTTGAGGCTCAAACCTCTGTGTGAATTGGAGCCTGATAAGGCGTAATGTGTAAATCATAGCTTATCAAACAGCAAGgcaggtgtattttttttttagctcatgCTTTAGCAGGAGCAAGAAGCAGCATCAgtcattaatgcagcaatagTCTCTTGAGAAGGTAATTATTTACTGGTATTATACTCCAGATAGAACAGTGCAAGTACCTGCTGGGTTTCATCACCAAATGACATATAATTGCAGTAAATTGCACCTGCAGGGTGTTATGAtttctactgtatgtgcacCGGATGGAAAGTCAAATAGCTCTCAGTATACGTGGGCAAAAGCACAGGAAAAAGCAGCCTGCAGTTGCAAGCATGCACATCTAAAAAGTTCACATGAAGGATACACACAACAAGCATACacttgtaaacacacacacacacacacagatacagtatatacaaggatacaaatacacacaatttTGGCAGTAGAGAGCTGAAAGTCGTTGTGACTGATGCCGTAAAATCTCTTTAAGCCGGCCTGCTGTGAACCAGATGTGttcttcttgtgtgtgtgtgtgtgtgtgtgtgtgtgtgtgtgtgtccactgtcATTTGCACTTGTGTgcataaattgttttaattcttGTAAATACCAAgagtttttgcacattttattgCTA
Protein-coding sequences here:
- the il11ra gene encoding interleukin-11 receptor subunit alpha, with amino-acid sequence MPGLLSSPVCLTVIWFLSWSLCSSRAQIWTDEVSEVQYGRLDSNVTLACGKSQIRIPVVWHLNHSSALPWHKVTTDGSLVLLHVDHSAQGNYSCYDDQGLLLHSVKLRLGHPPGLLSISCKVPNHTHVRCSWVESVKTFLPAKYNASFRGTNQEWKPCIVDVARKHCDVDDLAFWQTFHTLRISVANGLGSKTTTIQIKLHVLLKPDPPEVVLVKELEGYPQRLNVSWNFPSSWPSHDAFPLLFHIRYRPLGSIYWSEIYSEDNSVMVCDALAGHLHQVQVRARDEVNLDSQWSEWSPQLLVQPWQDDTTSESAEEILPDERFPDYFFPFNTKTETSTAKSDNHGLEDEGNLGLVILLVLFSVVILTTVLSLIFVVWVRQRRRDHVSKHELTAMVKMKSMSI